Proteins encoded together in one Streptomyces sp. NA04227 window:
- a CDS encoding helix-turn-helix transcriptional regulator produces MSDDLFKALADPTRRKILDELTERNGQTLFEICARLTTRHGLASSRQAISQHLAVLEAAGLLRSRRQGRYKFHDLTTEPLEQIVSRWLKPETPESDL; encoded by the coding sequence GTGTCGGACGACCTCTTCAAGGCCCTGGCCGACCCCACCCGCAGGAAGATTCTCGACGAGCTGACCGAGCGCAACGGTCAGACGCTGTTCGAGATATGCGCGCGGCTCACCACCAGGCACGGGCTGGCATCGTCCCGTCAGGCGATCAGCCAGCACCTGGCCGTACTGGAAGCCGCGGGTCTGCTCCGGAGTCGGCGCCAGGGCCGGTACAAGTTCCATGACCTCACCACAGAACCGCTTGAGCAGATCGTTTCCCGGTGGCTCAAGCCCGAGACACCGGAGAGCGACCTATGA
- a CDS encoding MFS transporter has translation MYLSHTRAADSARTGPKAPDTEAAGPSRVPGAVLALGMVSLVTDASAEMVTAVLPMYLVYGLGVGYLQLGFLDGLYTGATALFRLGGGYAADRLGRPKTVAAFGYGLSAVSKLGFPLAGASTAGIGGVLAADRTGKGIRTGPRDALITAATPTADLGRAFGVHRALDTCGAMLGPLLAFALMWALPGDYDAVFLVSFCLGATGVVALVFFVQNDGATAVRTRLGGLRECLGTLSTSATRRVLLVAVALGLATVGDMFFYVALQQRMALSERFLPLLPLGTAGVFMLAAIPLGRVADRFGRWRLFLCGHLLLLGAYVLVVAASSSWPFTLLVLALHGGFYAATDGVLMAHVAPSLPERVRATGLAAVQTGQALARAGGALAFGVTAAHLGLTSAFTVFAGTLALVLAAAALARTPGSTP, from the coding sequence ATGTACCTGTCGCACACCCGGGCGGCCGACAGTGCCCGGACCGGGCCAAAGGCTCCCGACACCGAAGCCGCGGGCCCCTCCCGGGTCCCCGGCGCCGTGCTCGCGCTCGGCATGGTCTCCCTGGTCACCGATGCCTCGGCCGAGATGGTCACCGCCGTACTGCCGATGTATCTCGTCTACGGGCTCGGCGTCGGCTACCTCCAACTCGGCTTCCTGGACGGCCTGTACACCGGCGCCACCGCCCTGTTCCGGCTCGGCGGCGGCTATGCCGCGGACCGGCTCGGCCGCCCCAAGACCGTCGCCGCCTTCGGGTACGGCCTCTCCGCGGTGAGCAAGCTCGGCTTTCCGCTGGCCGGTGCGTCCACCGCGGGGATCGGCGGCGTGCTGGCCGCCGACCGTACGGGCAAGGGCATCCGTACCGGCCCCCGGGACGCGCTGATCACCGCGGCCACACCGACGGCGGACCTCGGCCGCGCCTTCGGGGTGCACCGCGCGCTCGACACCTGCGGCGCGATGCTCGGCCCGCTGCTCGCCTTCGCGCTGATGTGGGCGCTGCCCGGCGACTACGACGCCGTGTTCCTGGTGAGCTTCTGCCTCGGCGCCACCGGCGTGGTGGCCCTGGTCTTCTTCGTACAGAACGACGGGGCGACGGCCGTACGCACCCGGCTCGGCGGGCTGCGCGAGTGCCTGGGCACGCTGTCCACCTCCGCGACCCGCCGGGTGCTGCTCGTCGCCGTCGCCCTCGGCCTCGCCACCGTCGGCGACATGTTCTTCTACGTGGCGCTGCAACAGCGGATGGCCCTGTCCGAACGCTTCCTGCCGCTGCTGCCGCTCGGCACCGCGGGCGTGTTCATGCTGGCCGCGATCCCGCTCGGCCGGGTGGCGGACCGCTTCGGCCGCTGGCGGCTGTTCCTCTGCGGACATCTGCTGCTCCTCGGCGCCTACGTACTGGTCGTCGCGGCGTCGTCGTCCTGGCCGTTCACCCTGCTCGTGCTCGCGCTGCACGGCGGTTTCTACGCGGCGACCGACGGGGTCCTGATGGCCCATGTCGCACCCTCGCTGCCGGAACGCGTCCGGGCCACCGGACTCGCCGCCGTCCAGACCGGCCAGGCCCTGGCGCGGGCGGGCGGCGCCCTCGCCTTCGGCGTCACCGCCGCCCACCTGGGCCTGACCTCCGCCTTCACCGTCTTCGCCGGCACGCTCGCCCTGGTCCTCGCCGCGGCGGCCCTCGCCCGAACCCCTGGGAGCACCCCATGA
- a CDS encoding metallophosphoesterase: protein MSRRTSITVAATAAAALGGSLVASNVLAAQPSEATPDVFASGVQQIASPGTDSARLDVRASGASAGRERVCAGDGARWIRLGFEKLTLRGQDSLTLTGSDGGRYTLTSRNWQGRAFHTRAFEGGCVTVTPHLKDKASRFAITAYQSGERPLAEDTVNLAAAGDICGTACDQTAAVVDKIGPQALITAGDNAYEDGTIEEFEENYDPNWGKFNSIVRPSPGNHEYHSDGKGYFEYYGKHDVPTGEDQGGYYSFDVGDWHMVALNSNVDSGEGSEQEQWLREDLAASTKPCTMAYWHHPRFSSGAHSDNSDMSALYTALTDNKADVVVNGHDHHYERFAPALADGTEDAENGLRQFVIGTGGRALYSEENGSDGPSEKFQNDTFGVGQFQLTAEGYSFEFKPVEGRTFTDSVEGTCHAKGSGSAARG from the coding sequence GTGTCCCGCAGAACCTCGATCACGGTCGCCGCCACCGCCGCAGCCGCGCTCGGCGGCAGTCTCGTCGCCTCCAACGTGCTGGCCGCGCAGCCGTCCGAGGCCACGCCGGACGTGTTCGCCTCCGGGGTCCAGCAGATCGCCTCGCCCGGCACCGACTCCGCGCGCCTCGACGTCCGCGCGAGCGGGGCCTCGGCCGGGCGGGAGCGGGTGTGTGCCGGGGACGGCGCCCGCTGGATACGGCTGGGCTTCGAGAAGCTGACGCTGCGCGGTCAGGACTCTCTCACCCTCACCGGCTCCGACGGCGGCCGCTACACGCTGACTTCGCGCAACTGGCAGGGCCGCGCCTTCCACACCCGTGCCTTCGAGGGCGGCTGTGTGACCGTGACCCCGCACCTGAAGGACAAGGCGAGCCGCTTCGCGATCACCGCCTACCAGTCCGGCGAGCGGCCGCTCGCCGAGGACACCGTGAACCTGGCCGCCGCGGGCGACATCTGCGGCACGGCCTGCGACCAGACCGCCGCCGTGGTGGACAAGATCGGCCCGCAGGCGCTGATCACGGCCGGGGACAACGCGTACGAGGACGGCACCATCGAGGAGTTCGAGGAGAACTACGACCCCAACTGGGGCAAGTTCAACTCGATCGTGCGCCCCTCGCCGGGCAACCACGAGTACCACAGCGACGGCAAGGGCTACTTCGAGTACTACGGCAAGCACGACGTGCCCACCGGTGAGGACCAGGGCGGCTACTACAGCTTCGACGTGGGCGACTGGCACATGGTGGCCCTGAACTCCAACGTCGACTCGGGCGAGGGCAGTGAGCAGGAGCAGTGGCTGCGCGAGGACCTGGCCGCCAGCACCAAGCCGTGCACCATGGCGTACTGGCACCACCCCCGCTTCTCCTCCGGCGCGCACAGCGACAACTCCGACATGAGCGCGCTGTACACGGCGCTCACCGACAACAAGGCGGATGTGGTGGTCAACGGCCACGACCACCACTACGAGCGCTTCGCCCCGGCCCTGGCCGACGGCACCGAGGACGCCGAGAACGGGCTGCGGCAGTTCGTCATCGGCACCGGAGGGCGCGCGCTGTACTCGGAGGAGAACGGCAGCGACGGCCCGTCCGAGAAGTTCCAGAACGACACCTTCGGCGTCGGACAGTTCCAACTCACCGCCGAGGGCTACAGCTTCGAGTTCAAGCCGGTCGAGGGGCGCACCTTCACCGACTCGGTCGAGGGCACCTGCCACGCCAAGGGATCCGGTTCGGCCGCCCGCGGCTGA
- a CDS encoding glycosyltransferase family 4 protein: protein MKIQFLIHNAYGIGGTIRSTVNLSQALAERHEVEVVSVHRVADEPRLALDPRVRLRSLVDMREDAPGYEGDHELTARPNTMFPDAGVDFGKLRYTALHEERIAALLRTTDADVVVATRPILNGYLARYGQSRCLRIGQEHLSLGAHSAQLRADQNAAVAGLDAFLTVSEADAEQYRAALPEAKALIACVPNGVPAPQVEPSSLDSKVIVAAGRLVAVKRYDRLVEAFAVVAEEFPEWTLRLYGRGPEKPRLRRLIDEAGLYNRVFLMGAVSPIETEWAKGALAAVSSDQESFGMTIVEAMHCGVPVVATDCPHGPAEMISHEEDGLLVPLTGDARQDVTAYAAALRDLMSDAALRRRLGDAAREKAAVFAPEAAAARYEEIFRSLGPQGADSAKEIATDARKDGRANGSGTTGGGLLRRMRSAFGGRQAQAGTDRAASSSRSGSGSQPRPPVRPLAYARATDDGGVQIRLRELPLPAAELDFVARLRRDPRQREIRTPLVTAPDGVRAEVGVSLKHGEHLLAEGRWDCYVAPRGRDKRVRLVAGLAEQARLLGLPPVLDAQGVAAWIPYATEDGFLALRTWRRGAHAEIESVQVAREGATVTARLLTLTELRPGQGELRAASREGDTLDFRVPVEELGDGAFRFTLPYDQALARRAAEQDVWDLTLLPVPGGTPVTLGRITGDGVDRKKTDVFPAELHEHPDRGTTRLRPFFTVHNNLALSAKDVTEAVAGDADGG, encoded by the coding sequence ATGAAGATCCAGTTCCTGATCCACAACGCGTACGGGATCGGCGGCACCATCCGGTCCACCGTCAACCTCTCGCAGGCACTCGCCGAGCGGCACGAGGTCGAGGTCGTCAGCGTGCACCGGGTGGCGGACGAACCCCGGCTGGCCCTCGATCCGCGGGTGCGGCTGCGCTCGCTGGTCGACATGCGCGAGGACGCCCCCGGCTACGAGGGCGACCACGAGCTGACGGCCCGGCCCAACACGATGTTCCCCGACGCGGGCGTCGACTTCGGCAAGCTGCGGTACACGGCCCTGCACGAGGAACGCATCGCCGCGTTGCTGCGCACCACCGACGCGGACGTCGTGGTGGCCACCCGGCCGATCCTCAACGGCTACCTCGCGCGCTACGGGCAGTCCCGCTGTCTGCGCATCGGCCAGGAGCACCTCTCGCTCGGCGCGCACAGCGCACAGTTGCGGGCGGACCAGAACGCCGCCGTCGCCGGACTCGACGCGTTCCTCACCGTGTCCGAGGCCGACGCCGAGCAGTACCGCGCGGCGCTGCCCGAGGCGAAGGCCCTCATCGCCTGCGTACCCAACGGTGTTCCGGCGCCGCAGGTCGAGCCGTCCAGCCTGGACTCCAAGGTGATCGTGGCGGCGGGGCGGCTGGTGGCGGTGAAGCGCTACGACCGGCTGGTGGAGGCTTTCGCGGTGGTGGCCGAGGAGTTCCCGGAGTGGACGCTGCGGCTGTACGGGCGCGGCCCCGAGAAGCCGCGGCTGCGCCGCCTGATCGACGAAGCGGGCCTGTACAACCGGGTGTTCCTGATGGGCGCGGTCTCCCCCATCGAGACCGAGTGGGCCAAGGGCGCGCTGGCGGCGGTGAGTTCGGACCAGGAGTCGTTCGGTATGACCATCGTGGAGGCCATGCACTGTGGCGTCCCGGTGGTCGCCACGGACTGCCCGCACGGCCCCGCCGAGATGATCAGCCACGAAGAGGACGGCCTGCTCGTCCCGCTGACCGGCGACGCACGGCAGGACGTGACGGCCTACGCGGCCGCGCTGCGCGACCTCATGTCCGACGCCGCGCTGCGCCGCCGCCTCGGCGACGCGGCCCGTGAAAAGGCCGCGGTGTTCGCCCCCGAGGCCGCCGCCGCACGGTACGAGGAGATCTTCCGCTCGCTCGGCCCGCAGGGGGCGGACTCCGCGAAGGAGATCGCCACGGATGCCCGCAAGGACGGGCGCGCGAACGGGTCCGGCACGACGGGCGGAGGCCTGCTGCGCCGGATGCGCTCCGCATTCGGCGGCAGGCAGGCACAAGCGGGTACGGACCGCGCCGCCAGTTCCTCCCGCAGCGGCTCCGGGTCCCAACCCCGGCCCCCCGTACGCCCGTTGGCCTACGCCCGTGCCACCGACGACGGCGGGGTGCAGATCCGGCTACGGGAACTCCCGCTGCCTGCCGCCGAGCTCGACTTCGTGGCCCGGCTGCGGCGCGATCCGCGGCAGCGGGAGATCCGTACGCCGCTGGTGACCGCGCCCGACGGGGTACGCGCCGAGGTGGGGGTGAGCCTCAAGCACGGCGAACACCTGCTGGCCGAGGGGCGCTGGGACTGCTACGTGGCGCCGCGCGGCAGGGACAAGCGGGTACGGCTGGTCGCGGGCCTCGCCGAACAGGCCCGGCTGCTCGGGCTGCCGCCGGTACTGGACGCGCAGGGGGTGGCGGCCTGGATCCCGTACGCCACCGAGGACGGCTTCCTGGCGCTGCGCACCTGGCGGCGCGGCGCGCACGCGGAGATCGAGTCGGTACAGGTCGCCCGCGAGGGCGCCACGGTGACCGCCCGCCTGCTCACCCTCACCGAACTGAGGCCCGGACAGGGCGAGTTGCGTGCCGCCTCGCGCGAGGGCGACACGCTGGACTTCCGGGTGCCGGTGGAGGAGCTGGGCGACGGGGCGTTCCGTTTCACGCTGCCGTACGACCAGGCGCTGGCGCGGCGGGCCGCCGAGCAGGACGTGTGGGACCTGACGCTGCTGCCGGTGCCGGGCGGCACTCCGGTCACCCTCGGACGTATCACCGGGGACGGCGTCGACCGCAAGAAGACCGACGTCTTCCCGGCCGAACTGCACGAGCACCCCGACCGCGGCACGACACGGCTGCGCCCGTTCTTCACGGTGCACAACAACCTGGCGCTGAGCGCCAAGGACGTGACGGAGGCGGTGGCGGGAGACGCAGACGGCGGCTGA
- a CDS encoding XRE family transcriptional regulator, whose product MDFPTTLATAVARSGHSLGRLSAELRRRGTPVSASTLSAWQTGLSRPEREASLAAVAALEDLLGLPPRTLVNALPARRPRGRHAGSAAVAEDRVRSMWRVSDAVRDVLARLDADWRDLNSPTVVSNRTQAHVGANGQEQLFRVTRVLKAGSAPAERMIYVIRYGCLPQVPLVSESHGCRPARFRGDATNGVFAFEFLLDPPLAAGEFGLVDFVLQDPPGQEEQHHSIRAMDGTREILLSVHFDPGFTPAGCHAYYQPEAGAPARTIRQTEGLATGRTFQYIAYDPEPGVYGIRWD is encoded by the coding sequence ATGGACTTCCCCACGACCCTGGCCACGGCCGTCGCGCGGTCCGGACACAGTCTCGGCCGACTGTCGGCCGAGCTGCGGCGCAGGGGAACGCCCGTCAGCGCCAGCACGCTGAGCGCCTGGCAGACCGGACTGAGCCGTCCCGAACGCGAAGCCTCCCTCGCCGCCGTGGCCGCTCTCGAAGACCTCCTCGGGCTGCCGCCGCGCACCCTTGTGAACGCCCTGCCCGCCCGTCGCCCCCGGGGCAGGCACGCGGGTTCCGCCGCCGTGGCCGAGGACCGCGTACGGTCCATGTGGCGGGTGTCCGACGCGGTACGGGACGTCCTGGCCCGCCTCGACGCGGACTGGCGTGACCTGAACTCCCCCACCGTGGTGTCCAACCGGACCCAGGCCCATGTGGGAGCCAACGGCCAGGAGCAGCTGTTCCGCGTGACCCGGGTCCTGAAGGCGGGCTCCGCCCCTGCGGAACGCATGATCTATGTGATCCGTTACGGCTGTCTGCCGCAGGTCCCGCTGGTCTCCGAGTCGCACGGCTGCCGCCCCGCGCGCTTCCGCGGCGATGCCACGAACGGAGTGTTCGCCTTCGAGTTCCTGCTCGACCCGCCGCTGGCGGCAGGCGAGTTCGGCCTCGTCGACTTCGTCCTTCAGGACCCCCCGGGCCAAGAGGAACAGCACCACAGCATCCGGGCCATGGACGGCACCCGCGAGATCCTGCTCAGCGTCCACTTCGATCCCGGGTTCACCCCGGCCGGCTGTCACGCCTACTACCAGCCCGAGGCGGGCGCCCCCGCACGCACCATCCGGCAGACGGAGGGCCTGGCGACAGGGCGCACCTTCCAGTACATCGCCTACGACCCCGAGCCGGGGGTGTACGGCATCCGCTGGGACTGA
- a CDS encoding TolB-like translocation protein produces MNRQRRVLIGSLLILALLLTTTGYVLWRRTEVDAAHGAEALHLERAGTVVYVDRAGGGTVRQVTRSGKEVGKGPACQRAAAAGSTLICLHARPGPFSSQARIYTGASEKPKVTLPLWGEPSRARVSPSGRLVAWTVFRTGDSYAVPGQFSTTAGIYDVRDGRHFGSLEDFAARVDGKPYDKPDLNFWGVTFASDDRTFYATMASKSRTWLVRGDLTKRTLTALHENVECPSLSPDGRRIAYKKKTGGTWRLHVLDLRTMAETALAERADIDDQASWLGADTVAYAKSHDGAPAVFTVPADGSGAPRRLLDGSSPTLTNGQEQKGS; encoded by the coding sequence GTGAACCGCCAACGCCGGGTCCTCATCGGCTCGTTGCTCATCCTCGCGCTGCTCCTGACGACCACCGGGTACGTGCTGTGGCGGCGCACCGAGGTCGACGCGGCGCACGGCGCCGAGGCGCTGCACCTCGAACGGGCGGGCACGGTGGTGTACGTGGACCGCGCGGGCGGCGGCACCGTACGGCAGGTCACCAGGTCGGGCAAGGAGGTCGGCAAGGGCCCGGCCTGCCAGCGGGCGGCGGCCGCTGGGTCCACGCTGATCTGTCTGCACGCCCGGCCGGGCCCGTTCTCCTCGCAGGCCCGGATCTACACCGGCGCGAGCGAGAAACCGAAGGTGACCCTGCCGCTGTGGGGCGAGCCGAGCCGGGCCCGGGTCTCACCGTCGGGGCGTCTGGTGGCCTGGACGGTGTTCCGTACCGGCGACTCGTACGCGGTGCCCGGACAGTTCTCCACCACGGCCGGTATCTACGACGTGCGCGACGGCAGGCACTTCGGCTCCCTGGAGGACTTCGCGGCCCGTGTCGACGGCAAGCCCTACGACAAGCCCGACCTGAACTTCTGGGGCGTCACCTTCGCCTCCGACGACCGCACCTTCTACGCCACCATGGCCTCCAAGAGCCGTACCTGGCTGGTCCGCGGCGACCTCACGAAACGGACCCTGACCGCGCTGCACGAGAACGTGGAGTGCCCCTCGCTGTCGCCCGACGGGCGCCGCATCGCGTACAAGAAGAAGACCGGCGGCACGTGGCGCCTGCACGTACTGGACCTGCGCACCATGGCCGAGACGGCGCTCGCGGAGCGGGCCGACATCGACGACCAGGCGAGCTGGCTCGGCGCCGACACCGTCGCCTACGCCAAGTCGCACGACGGCGCGCCCGCCGTCTTCACGGTGCCCGCCGACGGCTCCGGCGCCCCCCGCCGACTCCTCGACGGATCCTCGCCGACCCTGACCAACGGGCAGGAGCAAAAGGGGAGTTGA
- a CDS encoding DinB family protein yields the protein MSLMSEQPARWSSATTYPDMWVDPDDDPRESDGDGPEGELATLLDFLSGYRTTLRMKCEGLDPEQLARRSVPPSTMSLLGLLRHLAEVERDWQNWITDGEPLPGLYDADDGDFHGAVADQSVVDDAYATLAREQAATDAAVAVHADLGARVGRQNIAVREFMVHRIEEYARHCGHADLLRECVDGRVGQ from the coding sequence ATGTCCCTCATGAGTGAACAACCCGCACGATGGAGCAGCGCGACCACCTACCCCGACATGTGGGTGGACCCCGACGACGACCCCCGCGAGAGCGACGGGGACGGCCCGGAGGGCGAGCTCGCCACCCTGCTCGACTTCCTCTCCGGCTACCGCACGACCCTGCGGATGAAGTGCGAGGGCCTGGACCCGGAGCAGCTCGCCCGCCGTTCGGTCCCGCCGTCGACCATGTCGCTGCTCGGCCTGCTGCGCCACCTCGCCGAGGTGGAGCGCGACTGGCAGAACTGGATCACCGACGGCGAGCCGCTGCCCGGGCTCTACGACGCCGACGACGGCGACTTCCACGGGGCCGTCGCCGACCAGTCCGTGGTCGACGACGCCTACGCCACCCTGGCCCGCGAACAGGCCGCCACCGACGCCGCCGTGGCCGTGCACGCGGACCTGGGCGCCCGTGTGGGCAGGCAGAACATCGCGGTGCGCGAGTTCATGGTGCACCGGATCGAGGAGTACGCCCGGCACTGCGGGCATGCGGATCTGTTGCGTGAGTGTGTGGACGGGCGGGTGGGGCAGTAA
- a CDS encoding VOC family protein, which translates to MRINLSSVCVDDQDKALRFYTEVLGFVKKEEVPMGEFRWLTVVSPEAPEGTELVLEPDVHPAVRPYKDALVQDGIPFTSFAVDDVHAEYARLRALGVEFTQEPTEMGPVTTAVLDDTCGNLIQIAQTH; encoded by the coding sequence ATGAGGATCAATCTGTCGAGCGTCTGCGTCGACGACCAGGACAAGGCCCTGCGCTTCTACACGGAGGTGCTGGGGTTCGTGAAGAAGGAGGAGGTTCCGATGGGTGAGTTCCGGTGGCTGACCGTGGTCTCGCCCGAGGCGCCCGAGGGCACCGAGCTGGTGCTGGAGCCGGACGTCCACCCGGCGGTGCGGCCGTACAAGGACGCCCTGGTCCAGGACGGCATCCCGTTCACCTCGTTCGCCGTCGACGACGTGCACGCGGAGTACGCCCGCCTGCGCGCGCTCGGCGTGGAGTTCACCCAGGAGCCGACCGAGATGGGGCCGGTTACCACCGCGGTGCTCGACGACACCTGCGGCAACCTCATCCAGATCGCCCAGACCCACTAG
- a CDS encoding nuclear transport factor 2 family protein, translating to MNLTTSIHTGAIERYIAAWNTRDAEARAKAVAAAWAEDGTYTDPLTEARGHEQLVAAIGATQAQFPGYEFKVTGEPDGHHDLVRFTWDLVSVADGSSPAAGFDVITLAEDGRITSVAGFFDRLPGA from the coding sequence ATGAACCTGACCACCAGCATCCACACCGGCGCGATCGAGCGGTACATCGCGGCCTGGAACACCCGCGACGCCGAGGCCCGCGCGAAGGCGGTCGCGGCGGCCTGGGCGGAGGACGGCACGTACACCGACCCGCTGACCGAGGCCCGCGGCCACGAGCAGCTCGTCGCGGCCATCGGCGCCACTCAGGCGCAGTTCCCCGGTTACGAGTTCAAGGTCACCGGCGAGCCCGACGGGCACCACGACCTGGTCCGCTTCACCTGGGACCTGGTGTCCGTGGCGGACGGCTCCTCGCCCGCCGCCGGATTCGACGTGATCACCCTGGCCGAGGACGGACGCATCACCTCGGTGGCGGGATTCTTCGACCGGCTGCCCGGCGCCTGA
- a CDS encoding amidohydrolase family protein codes for MTAPQEAAEVREFWSRLGLPGLIDVHTHFMPERVLRKVWEYFDASGPLIGGAGWPITYRKEEAERTALLREFGVRAFTAMLYPHKPGMARWLNEWAVDFARRTPDCLHTATLYPEPDVEAYVREAIEAGARVFKAHVQVGAYDPTDELLQRAWGLLADAGVPVVMHCGSGPAPGKHTGPEPVGRLLARHPRLRLIVAHMGMPEYEEFLDLAERYDQVRLDTTMTFTDFTEGFMPFPRRALPRLAALGDRVLLGSDFPNIPYPYVHQLHALERLGLGEEWLRAVCHDNSAELFGI; via the coding sequence ATGACCGCACCCCAAGAGGCCGCCGAGGTAAGGGAGTTCTGGAGCCGACTCGGCCTCCCCGGCCTGATCGACGTCCACACCCACTTCATGCCCGAGCGGGTCCTGCGCAAGGTCTGGGAGTACTTCGACGCCAGCGGTCCGCTGATCGGTGGGGCCGGGTGGCCGATCACGTACCGGAAGGAGGAGGCCGAACGGACGGCGCTGCTACGGGAGTTCGGTGTCCGGGCCTTCACCGCGATGCTCTACCCGCACAAGCCGGGCATGGCGCGGTGGCTGAACGAATGGGCGGTCGACTTCGCCCGTCGCACGCCCGACTGCCTGCACACCGCGACCCTCTACCCCGAGCCGGACGTCGAAGCGTACGTCCGCGAGGCCATCGAGGCGGGCGCGCGGGTGTTCAAGGCCCATGTGCAGGTCGGCGCGTACGACCCGACCGACGAACTGCTCCAGCGGGCATGGGGATTGCTCGCCGATGCCGGGGTCCCGGTAGTGATGCACTGCGGCTCGGGACCCGCGCCCGGCAAGCACACCGGCCCCGAACCCGTCGGGCGCCTCCTCGCGCGGCACCCGAGGCTGCGGCTGATCGTCGCGCACATGGGCATGCCCGAGTACGAGGAGTTCCTGGACCTCGCCGAGCGGTACGACCAGGTGCGGCTGGACACGACGATGACGTTCACCGACTTCACCGAGGGCTTCATGCCCTTCCCGCGCCGCGCCCTGCCCCGGCTCGCCGCCCTGGGCGACCGCGTCCTGCTCGGCTCCGACTTTCCCAACATCCCCTATCCGTACGTGCATCAGTTGCACGCCTTGGAACGGCTCGGTCTCGGAGAGGAGTGGCTGCGGGCCGTGTGCCACGACAACTCGGCGGAGCTGTTCGGCATTTAG
- a CDS encoding MauE/DoxX family redox-associated membrane protein, whose product MVALTTGLLPLVLAGLLGWTGAVKAFGRGTARQAPKTALARMLRDSARATTVLRATGAAELLLAAGLLAAPGHPAPGVATAVLGAGFLGYLGYGRAAAPEASCGCSASEDAPVTWRAFARAGVVLAGGATVATAREEWWSPLGSRPLGSAAFLAVAALVVVALSADLDRWWLLPLRRGRLRVFGHPLLATSGTGRVVPVAASVELLEGSLAWQAAAPVVRSALLDHWEADGWRFLLFSGVHGQGASARPVSVVFALDAGAGLDAPGDPVVRVSCVDADTGQALALDLERHPVLARRSLM is encoded by the coding sequence ATGGTGGCACTGACAACGGGGCTGCTCCCGCTGGTACTTGCCGGGCTGCTCGGCTGGACCGGTGCGGTGAAGGCGTTCGGCCGGGGCACCGCGCGGCAGGCGCCGAAGACCGCGCTCGCCCGCATGCTGCGCGACAGTGCGCGGGCGACAACGGTGCTACGGGCCACCGGCGCGGCCGAACTCCTGCTCGCCGCAGGTCTGTTGGCGGCTCCGGGGCATCCGGCCCCGGGGGTTGCGACGGCCGTGCTCGGGGCGGGTTTCCTCGGCTATCTCGGGTACGGCAGGGCGGCGGCGCCCGAAGCCTCCTGCGGCTGCTCGGCGAGCGAGGACGCACCGGTCACCTGGCGGGCCTTCGCCCGCGCGGGTGTGGTCCTCGCGGGCGGGGCCACCGTCGCGACAGCGCGGGAGGAATGGTGGTCGCCGCTCGGTTCCCGGCCGCTCGGCTCGGCGGCCTTCCTGGCCGTGGCGGCGCTGGTGGTCGTAGCGCTCTCGGCCGACCTGGACCGGTGGTGGCTGCTGCCGCTGCGGCGCGGGCGGCTGCGGGTGTTCGGGCATCCACTGCTTGCCACTTCGGGCACCGGGCGCGTGGTGCCGGTCGCCGCGAGCGTCGAACTCCTGGAGGGCTCGCTCGCCTGGCAGGCCGCCGCACCGGTGGTCCGCTCGGCGCTGCTCGACCACTGGGAGGCGGACGGCTGGCGGTTCCTGCTGTTCTCCGGGGTGCACGGGCAGGGGGCCTCGGCGCGGCCCGTCTCCGTCGTGTTCGCCCTCGACGCCGGTGCCGGGCTCGACGCTCCCGGGGATCCCGTGGTCCGGGTCAGCTGTGTGGACGCGGACACCGGGCAGGCGCTCGCCCTCGACCTGGAGCGTCACCCCGTACTGGCCCGGCGGAGCTTGATGTGA
- a CDS encoding cell wall protein, protein MTVRHDRAGLARRRFLATAALSGATIVGASALGGFDADAAFAAEPSLDPAIADSSFVEGLITGITGSVLEVTSSQGEHFRVQMTNVTSVWKVRATTAEVIEVGDGLYARGVRMPDGVLAADAVWVNIVNLDTEIRGIEKHRLHLAHGHHELVGNVVTDTTASYAGRALTPDLSRLRIGQHAQVLGAWRPADDSVDVVRISVGH, encoded by the coding sequence ATGACCGTACGACACGACCGCGCGGGCCTGGCGCGCAGACGCTTCCTCGCCACCGCCGCGCTGAGCGGCGCCACCATCGTCGGAGCGAGCGCGCTCGGCGGCTTCGACGCCGACGCGGCCTTCGCCGCCGAACCCTCGCTCGACCCCGCCATCGCCGACTCCTCCTTCGTGGAGGGCCTGATCACCGGCATCACCGGCAGCGTCCTGGAGGTCACCAGCTCCCAGGGCGAGCACTTCCGGGTGCAGATGACCAACGTCACCAGCGTGTGGAAGGTACGGGCCACCACCGCCGAGGTGATCGAGGTCGGCGACGGGCTGTACGCGCGCGGGGTGCGGATGCCCGACGGTGTGCTGGCCGCCGACGCGGTCTGGGTGAACATCGTCAACCTCGACACCGAGATCCGCGGCATCGAGAAGCACCGCCTCCATCTCGCCCACGGACACCACGAGTTGGTGGGCAACGTCGTCACGGACACGACCGCCTCGTACGCGGGCCGGGCGCTCACGCCTGACCTGTCCAGGCTGCGCATCGGCCAGCACGCGCAGGTACTGGGCGCCTGGCGTCCGGCGGACGACTCCGTCGACGTCGTCCGTATCTCCGTCGGGCACTGA